The following are from one region of the Gambusia affinis linkage group LG02, SWU_Gaff_1.0, whole genome shotgun sequence genome:
- the LOC122820459 gene encoding interferon-inducible GTPase 1-like, whose product MEEPWEAGPEMMSAIQNALGNSSDVAAAKLREYLEIKNNVPLNIAITGEASSGKSFFLKAFREVEDNSEDVAPTGVVETTLEVKEYPHPNYPSVIFSDLPGIGSTRFPAKQYLNQVGLKKFDIFIIVSADRFREKDVKLAKEIKKMGKKFCYVCSKFDNNLRHEERKKDFSQEKTLAQIREHCVIRKCLPLTAVLKS is encoded by the coding sequence ATGGAGGAGCCGTGGGAAGCAGGTCCAGAAATGATGTCAGCAATACAAAATGCTTTGGGAAACAGCAGTGATGTTGCAGCTGCAAAATTAAGAGaatatttggaaattaaaaacaatgtaccTCTAAACATAGCAATCACTGGAGAGGCCAGCTCTGGTAAATCCTTCTTTCTCAAAGCCTTCAGAGAGGTAGAAGACAACAGTGAAGATGTTGCTCCTACTGGTGTTGTAGAAACCACATTAGAGGTAAAAGAATATCCTCATCCAAACTATCCCAGCGTCATCTTCAGTGACCTTCCTGGAATCGGAAGCACCAGGTTTCCAGCTAAACAGTATTTGAATCAAGTTGGACTTAAGAAGTTTGACATCTTTATTATCGTCTCAGCTGATCGCTTCAGAGAAAAGGATGTCAAACTTGCAAAGGAGATCAAGAAGATGGGGAAGAAGTTCTGCTATGTTTGCTCAAAGTTTGACAATAATTTACGccatgaagaaagaaagaaagatttcaGCCAAGAAAAGACTTTAGCACAGATCAGAGAACATTGTGTTATAAGGAAGTGTCTTCCACTGACTGCTGTTCTgaagagttaa